In the Malania oleifera isolate guangnan ecotype guangnan chromosome 1, ASM2987363v1, whole genome shotgun sequence genome, one interval contains:
- the LOC131154794 gene encoding transcription factor TCP4, producing the protein MGDSRHHHHHQASSRLGLKSAGGEIVEVQGGHIVRSTGRKDRHSKVCTAKGPRDRRVRLSASTAIQFYDVQDRLGYDRPSKAVDWLIKKAKPAIDELAELPAWNPIAAREAAANTQQESQHNHDQRENQSQLRDAVAEGSSRRVTGASDEDGGGAFGCNIQNQQQQLMGNLNNAPSFLPPSLDSDAIADTIKSFFPMGASAAETSSSCSMSMQFQNYAPDLLSRTSSHSQDLRLSLQSFADPILLHHQSHHHQSQNQQTLFSGATSTPLGFDAPSAGSGWSENHSPEMGRFQRLVGWNAGTSGEGGGGGVGFIFNSPPPPPQPPPPLQPLFGHGQFFSQRGPLQSSNTPSVRAWIDPAIAAAAAADHHYHQTSPAINASLISGIGYASDRFSGFQIPARIQGEEEHDGIPDKPSSASSDSRH; encoded by the coding sequence ATGGGAGATAgccgccaccaccaccaccaccaagcATCTTCAAGACTTGGGTTGAAGAGCGCCGGCGGCGAGATCGTGGAGGTTCAGGGCGGCCACATTGTGCGCTCCACCGGAAGAAAAGACCGGCACAGCAAGGTTTGCACCGCCAAAGGCCCTCGCGACCGCCGCGTGCGGCTGTCAGCGAGCACTGCAATTCAGTTCTACGATGTGCAGGACCGCCTCGGCTACGACCGCCCCAGCAAAGCCGTGGATTGGCTCATCAAGAAGGCCAAGCCCGCCATTGACGAGCTCGCCGAGCTTCCCGCTTGGAACCCAATTGCTGCTAGAGAAGCCGCTGCCAATACCCAACAAGAATCCCAACATAACCATGACCAAAGAGAAAATCAGAGCCAGCTTCGTGATGCCGTCGCTGAGGGTTCGAGCAGGCGAGTAACGGGAGCGAGCGACGAAGACGGCGGCGGTGCTTTTGGGTGTAATATTCAGAATCAGCAGCAACAGTTGATGGGCAATTTGAACAATGCTCCGAGCTTTCTCCCTCCTTCTCTAGATTCCGATGCTATCGCCGACACTATCAAATCGTTCTTCCCGATGGGCGCTTCGGCTGCCGAGACTTCTTCTTCGTGTTCCATGTCGATGCAGTTTCAGAACTACGCACCGGATCTGCTCTCTAGGACAAGCAGCCACAGCCAAGATCTGAGGCTCTCGCTGCAGTCCTTCGCCGACCCAATTCTTCTCCACCATCAGTCTCACCATCACCAGAGCCAGAATCAGCAAACCCTCTTCTCTGGAGCAACCTCAACCCCACTGGGGTTCGATGCCCCTTCTGCCGGCTCCGGGTGGTCCGAGAACCATTCGCCGGAGATGGGCCGGTTCCAGAGATTGGTGGGTTGGAATGCCGGGACCAGTGGCGAGGGTGGTGGTGGTGGAGTAGGATTTATCTTCAACTCGCCACCGCCGCCTCCACAGCCGCCGCCTCCGCTGCAGCCGCTGTTCGGCCATGGCCAGTTTTTTTCTCAGAGGGGACCCCTTCAGTCCAGTAACACGCCTTCGGTTCGTGCTTGGATAGACCCGGCGATAGCCGCCGCTGCGGCTGCAGATCATCACTATCACCAAACATCGCCGGCGATCAATGCTTCCCTTATCTCCGGCATTGGTTATGCCTCCGACAGATTTTCCGGGTTTCAAATTCCAGCACGAATCCAGGGTGAGGAGGAGCACGACGGCATTCCCGATAAGCCGTCCTCTGCATCCTCCGATTCTCGCCATTGA